A genomic segment from Streptomyces sp. NBC_00654 encodes:
- a CDS encoding helix-turn-helix domain-containing protein, whose protein sequence is MKEHDRDDPELDAVLTGVGPRLRRLRTDRGVTLAALSAATGISVSTLSRLESGGRRPSLELLLPIARAHEVPLDDLVGAPPVGDPRVRAKPIVHGGKTALPLTGRPGGLQAYKVLHESASGDVPTQRTHEGYEWLYVLSGQLRLLLAEHDLVLEPGEAAEFDTRLPHWFGPVGDEPVEYLSLFGPQGERMHVRAKPKRG, encoded by the coding sequence ATGAAGGAACACGACCGGGACGACCCGGAACTGGATGCCGTGCTCACCGGCGTCGGACCCCGGCTGCGCAGGCTGCGCACCGACCGCGGGGTGACGCTCGCGGCGCTCTCCGCAGCCACCGGAATCTCCGTCTCCACCCTCTCCCGGCTGGAGTCCGGCGGGCGGCGCCCCAGCCTGGAGCTGCTGCTCCCGATCGCCCGCGCCCATGAGGTGCCGCTCGACGATCTCGTCGGCGCGCCGCCCGTCGGGGACCCGAGGGTCAGGGCCAAGCCGATCGTGCACGGCGGGAAGACCGCGCTCCCGCTGACCGGCCGGCCCGGTGGTCTCCAGGCGTACAAGGTGCTGCACGAGTCCGCCTCGGGGGACGTGCCGACGCAGCGCACCCATGAGGGGTACGAGTGGCTGTACGTGCTCTCCGGGCAGCTGCGGCTGCTGCTGGCCGAACACGATCTGGTGCTGGAGCCGGGGGAGGCGGCCGAGTTCGACACCCGGCTGCCGCACTGGTTCGGGCCCGTGGGCGACGAGCCGGTGGAATACCTCAGCCTGTTCGGGCCGCAGGGCGAGCGCATGCATGTCAGGGCCAAGCCCAAGAGGGGCTGA
- a CDS encoding NADPH:quinone oxidoreductase family protein, with protein MQAWRVHRNGEPGEVMRLDETERPTPGEGQALIRVRAANVNFPDALLCRGQYQVRPPLPFTPGVEICGDTEDGRRVIATPALPYGGFAEYVVADEAALLPAPGSLDDAEAAALHIGYQTGWFGLHRRARIEAGETLLVHAAAGGVGSAAVQLGKAAGATVIGVVGGPEKAATARELGCDLVIDRRCEDIVARAKEATGGRGVDVVYDPVGGDAYARSVKCVAFEGRVLVVGFASGVIPAPALGHALVKNYSIVGLHWGLYNTEDPAAVRACHDELTRLAAQGVIRPLVSERTAMTGAAAAVQRVADGTSTGRIVVLPTGAAR; from the coding sequence ATGCAGGCATGGCGAGTGCACCGGAACGGCGAGCCGGGCGAGGTGATGCGGCTCGACGAGACGGAGCGGCCCACGCCCGGCGAGGGTCAGGCGCTGATCAGGGTGCGGGCGGCCAACGTCAACTTCCCCGACGCGCTGCTCTGCCGGGGGCAGTACCAGGTGCGCCCGCCGCTGCCCTTCACCCCGGGCGTGGAGATCTGCGGTGACACCGAGGACGGGCGCCGGGTGATCGCCACCCCCGCCCTCCCGTACGGCGGCTTCGCCGAGTACGTCGTCGCGGACGAGGCGGCCCTGCTGCCCGCGCCCGGCTCCCTCGACGACGCCGAGGCGGCGGCCCTGCACATCGGCTACCAGACAGGCTGGTTCGGGCTGCACCGCCGGGCCCGTATCGAGGCGGGCGAGACCCTGCTCGTGCACGCGGCGGCGGGCGGCGTCGGCAGCGCCGCCGTGCAGCTGGGCAAGGCGGCGGGCGCCACCGTCATCGGCGTCGTCGGAGGCCCGGAGAAGGCCGCGACCGCCCGGGAGCTGGGCTGCGACCTGGTCATCGACCGCCGCTGCGAGGACATCGTGGCGAGGGCCAAGGAGGCCACCGGCGGACGGGGCGTGGACGTCGTCTACGACCCCGTCGGCGGCGATGCCTACGCCAGGTCCGTGAAGTGCGTCGCCTTCGAGGGGCGCGTCCTCGTCGTCGGCTTCGCGAGCGGAGTCATCCCCGCCCCGGCGCTCGGCCACGCCCTCGTCAAGAACTACTCGATCGTCGGACTCCACTGGGGCCTCTACAACACCGAGGACCCCGCCGCGGTCCGCGCCTGCCACGACGAGCTGACCCGGCTCGCGGCACAGGGAGTCATCAGACCGCTGGTCAGCGAGCGCACCGCGATGACCGGTGCGGCGGCCGCCGTCCAGCGTGTCGCCGACGGCACCAGCACCGGCCGCATCGTCGTCCTGCCGACAGGAGCCGCCCGATGA